Proteins found in one Legionella pneumophila subsp. pascullei genomic segment:
- the feoA gene encoding ferrous iron transporter FeoA, protein MQISELKQGDKVRLVSFGTTDMQYRRRLLSLGITCGVEFSVVRMAPLGCPVEIEVRGTFLTLRKDEAGQLVLEHL, encoded by the coding sequence ATGCAGATTAGTGAATTAAAACAAGGAGATAAAGTGCGATTGGTCAGTTTTGGTACGACTGATATGCAGTATCGACGCAGGCTTTTATCCTTGGGTATTACTTGTGGGGTTGAGTTTTCTGTAGTAAGAATGGCGCCATTAGGATGTCCAGTAGAAATTGAAGTAAGAGGAACATTTTTAACTTTGCGTAAAGATGAAGCCGGTCAATTAGTGTTGGAGCATCTATGA
- the feoB gene encoding Fe(2+) transporter permease subunit FeoB has translation MTHALLIGNPNCGKTTLFNALTHANQRVGNWPGVTVEKKTGEFLFGEHVIEITDLPGVYSLVANAEGISQDEQIAAQSVIDLEYDCIINVIDACHLERHLYLTSQLFELGKPVIVALNMMDIADQRGISIDIKKLEDLLGCSVIPIQAHKNIGIPALKQSLLHCSQESKPLELSLSVVAQHVLDNLENHLLSEGYNNSLAYYFSRRIAEGDTLIGDKTLAENLIKLKETDQNLDVLLADARYQKIHEIVTLVQKKNSDASEHFTAKLDKLVLHRFLALPIFFAMMYLMFLFAINIGGAFQDFFDISTETIFVQGSGWLLQQLHAPNWVIALVANGVGKGINTTITFIPVIAAMFFFLSLLETSGYMARAAFVVDKAMRAMGLPGKSFVPMIVGFGCNVPAIMAARTLDSERDRLLTVMMSPFMSCSARLAIYAVFVAAFFPSGGHNVVFSLYLIGIFMAVFTGFILRKTTLKGHASPLILELPAYHRPSLRRLLRETSLRLRFFVFRAGKLIIPICVILGGLNAITLGGGVSSGEANTDSLLSIIGQWITPLFVPMGIHQDNWPATVGLLTGMLAKEVVVGTLNSLYAQVGHLGEIAAAHFDFWGGIKDAFWSIPANLSELGSALWNPVSASAADSELSQSVYGIMSQRFDGAVGAYAYLLFVLLYIPCVSTMAVIRQEANRRFMWTSIIWSFVVAYASAVVFYQGAKFLEHPQQSMAWIFAMSLNLLFVLAVFRYSELSMEKQNAAANT, from the coding sequence ATGACTCATGCTTTATTAATAGGAAATCCCAATTGTGGTAAAACCACCTTATTCAATGCCTTGACCCATGCCAATCAACGAGTAGGTAACTGGCCCGGAGTAACTGTTGAGAAAAAAACAGGTGAATTTTTATTTGGCGAGCATGTAATTGAAATCACTGATTTGCCAGGCGTCTATTCGCTGGTTGCGAATGCCGAAGGAATAAGCCAGGATGAGCAAATTGCTGCCCAGTCTGTTATTGATTTGGAATACGATTGTATCATTAATGTTATAGATGCTTGTCATCTTGAAAGACATTTGTATTTAACCAGCCAACTCTTTGAGTTAGGTAAGCCCGTTATTGTAGCGCTTAACATGATGGATATTGCCGATCAACGGGGTATTTCTATTGATATAAAGAAACTCGAGGACTTGTTAGGATGTTCTGTTATTCCAATCCAGGCTCATAAAAACATTGGTATTCCGGCACTTAAGCAATCATTGCTTCATTGCTCCCAAGAGAGCAAACCTTTAGAACTTTCTTTATCCGTAGTTGCGCAACATGTTTTGGATAACCTGGAAAATCATTTGCTCTCAGAAGGGTATAACAATTCGCTTGCCTATTATTTCTCTCGCAGGATTGCTGAAGGAGATACTTTGATAGGAGATAAAACGCTTGCCGAGAATCTTATAAAGCTTAAAGAAACAGATCAAAATCTTGATGTGTTATTGGCGGATGCCCGCTATCAAAAAATTCATGAAATTGTCACCTTGGTTCAAAAAAAGAATAGTGATGCCAGCGAGCATTTCACTGCGAAACTGGATAAGCTCGTTTTACATCGTTTTTTAGCTTTGCCTATCTTTTTTGCGATGATGTATTTGATGTTTTTGTTTGCTATTAACATTGGGGGGGCATTTCAGGATTTTTTTGACATTAGTACAGAGACGATCTTCGTTCAGGGTAGTGGTTGGTTGTTGCAACAACTCCATGCACCAAATTGGGTAATTGCGCTTGTAGCCAATGGGGTAGGCAAGGGAATTAATACCACTATTACTTTCATCCCTGTCATTGCTGCTATGTTTTTCTTTTTGTCCTTATTAGAAACTTCTGGCTATATGGCCAGGGCTGCTTTTGTCGTGGACAAAGCGATGCGAGCTATGGGGTTGCCTGGAAAATCATTTGTACCCATGATTGTAGGTTTTGGATGTAATGTTCCTGCCATTATGGCCGCACGAACCCTGGATTCTGAGCGCGATCGATTATTAACTGTGATGATGAGTCCATTTATGTCTTGCAGTGCCCGATTGGCTATTTATGCAGTATTTGTTGCGGCCTTTTTTCCATCTGGCGGGCATAATGTTGTTTTTTCGTTGTATTTAATTGGCATTTTCATGGCCGTATTTACCGGGTTTATTTTACGAAAAACCACGTTGAAGGGACACGCATCCCCATTGATTTTGGAGTTACCCGCATATCATAGGCCCTCACTCAGAAGATTGCTTAGAGAAACTTCCTTGCGATTGCGATTTTTTGTTTTTCGTGCGGGTAAGCTTATTATTCCCATTTGCGTGATTCTGGGAGGATTAAATGCAATTACTTTAGGAGGAGGGGTTAGCTCCGGAGAAGCCAATACGGATTCTTTATTATCAATAATAGGTCAGTGGATTACTCCACTCTTTGTCCCAATGGGGATTCATCAAGATAACTGGCCTGCGACGGTCGGCTTATTAACTGGCATGCTAGCTAAAGAGGTGGTGGTTGGCACCTTAAACTCTCTGTATGCTCAAGTAGGTCATTTGGGAGAAATTGCAGCTGCTCATTTTGATTTTTGGGGCGGTATCAAAGACGCTTTTTGGTCTATTCCCGCCAATTTATCAGAGTTAGGCTCGGCATTGTGGAATCCTGTTTCCGCCAGTGCGGCTGATAGTGAGTTATCCCAATCCGTCTATGGGATTATGTCGCAACGTTTTGATGGAGCGGTAGGAGCCTATGCTTATTTGCTTTTTGTTTTGCTTTATATCCCTTGTGTATCGACTATGGCAGTAATTCGCCAGGAAGCGAATAGGCGGTTTATGTGGACTTCCATTATTTGGTCATTTGTCGTGGCATATGCCAGTGCCGTTGTTTTTTATCAAGGCGCTAAATTCCTGGAGCATCCTCAACAGAGTATGGCCTGGATTTTTGCTATGTCACTGAACCTGCTTTTTGTTTTAGCTGTGTTTCGTTACAGCGAGTTGAGTATGGAGAAGCAAAATGCTGCTGCAAATACGTGA
- a CDS encoding acetyl-CoA carboxylase biotin carboxylase subunit encodes MFKKILVANRGEIALRIVRACKEMGIAAVTIHSEVDRFALHVKRASHSHCLSKKPLEAYLNGRRIIECAKVAGCEAIHPGYGFLSENAEFAEDCNKAGIIFIGPSAPVIATMGSKIAAREAMIKAGVPTIPGSKGNLETVEDALCCAETLGYPVMLKATFGGGGRGIRLCHNASQIKQQFARVQSEAEKSFGDSHVYMEKYIANPRHIEVQILADHYGTVLHLFERDCSIQRRHQKLVEIAPSPQLDEATRKVLLEYAVKAAKEVGYTNAGTVEFILDKENQPYFMEMNTRLQVEHPITEQITGIDLVQEQIRIAAGERLSLSQDQIKYNGFAIEFRINAEDPQNDFLPSFGRITRYYAPGGPGVRTDSAIYTGYQIPPDYDSLCAKLTVWALDWPSVLRRAYRALEEMRIFGVKTTIPYYLEMIKSDEFQKGVFNTGLVEAHPEWLRYSNKALPQHKAAVIAAAIALHKT; translated from the coding sequence ATGTTTAAAAAAATTCTGGTGGCCAATCGTGGTGAGATAGCACTGCGAATTGTACGCGCTTGCAAGGAGATGGGGATAGCAGCAGTCACTATTCATAGTGAGGTGGATAGATTTGCCTTGCATGTAAAGAGAGCTTCTCATTCTCACTGCCTGAGTAAAAAACCTCTGGAAGCTTATCTTAACGGACGACGCATTATTGAGTGTGCCAAGGTGGCAGGTTGTGAAGCCATTCATCCCGGGTATGGTTTTTTATCTGAAAATGCCGAATTTGCCGAGGATTGCAATAAGGCGGGGATCATTTTTATCGGCCCCTCTGCTCCAGTCATAGCCACAATGGGCTCCAAGATTGCAGCAAGAGAAGCGATGATAAAAGCAGGGGTTCCCACCATACCAGGAAGCAAAGGGAATTTGGAAACTGTAGAGGACGCTTTATGCTGTGCAGAAACTCTGGGGTATCCTGTAATGCTCAAAGCAACTTTTGGAGGGGGTGGTAGAGGAATAAGGTTATGCCATAATGCCAGTCAGATAAAACAACAATTTGCTCGTGTGCAATCTGAAGCGGAAAAATCATTTGGAGACTCGCATGTTTACATGGAAAAATACATTGCGAATCCACGTCATATCGAAGTACAAATTTTAGCGGATCATTATGGAACAGTACTTCATTTATTTGAACGGGATTGTTCAATACAAAGACGGCATCAGAAACTGGTTGAAATAGCGCCTTCTCCCCAGCTGGATGAGGCTACGCGTAAAGTACTTTTGGAATATGCAGTCAAGGCAGCCAAGGAGGTAGGGTACACCAATGCCGGTACCGTTGAATTTATTTTGGATAAAGAGAATCAACCCTACTTCATGGAGATGAACACTCGTTTACAAGTTGAACATCCAATTACAGAGCAGATTACCGGCATTGATTTAGTCCAGGAGCAAATTCGAATTGCAGCCGGTGAGCGTCTTTCCCTCTCTCAAGATCAAATTAAATACAATGGTTTTGCCATCGAATTTCGTATTAATGCAGAAGACCCTCAAAACGATTTTTTACCTAGTTTTGGAAGGATTACCCGATATTACGCGCCCGGAGGACCTGGTGTCAGGACAGATAGCGCAATCTATACTGGTTACCAAATTCCGCCTGATTATGATTCCTTGTGTGCCAAACTGACCGTATGGGCGCTTGATTGGCCCTCTGTTCTTAGACGGGCGTACCGAGCTCTTGAGGAAATGCGCATATTTGGAGTAAAAACTACCATTCCTTATTATCTGGAAATGATAAAATCGGATGAGTTTCAGAAGGGGGTATTCAATACCGGTTTAGTAGAGGCACATCCTGAATGGTTAAGGTATTCGAATAAAGCCTTGCCTCAACACAAGGCAGCCGTTATTGCAGCAGCAATCGCTTTGCATAAAACCTAA
- the zapE gene encoding cell division protein ZapE: MNLIAQYEAAIQRGEIDRDPQQREILEHMQRLAEDLQKNVSWFPWRKKHPTKGLYIYGPVGVGKTYLVDLFYQHIDEEKKARFHFHHFMQQIDAQLRRLQGKKNPLLYIAKEMAKSIRLLCFDEFLVHDVAYAMILAELLQALHRYGVVLVISSNTHPDELYLNGVHRERFIPAIEIIKKNCEVLNLNQKRDYRLGRQPLLEAYFYPLNERTQEAMEKQFAAISREEDRKGFITVQNRDIPYVKYGARSIWFAFDVICNFPRSQLDYLEIADRFDIVFLSDVYKLTESHTAQAIMFIHFIDVMYDRGIKLIISADVPAEELYVKGEMKETFKRTLSRLIEMQSVDYLSRHPRRLVKEML; encoded by the coding sequence ATGAATTTGATTGCGCAGTATGAAGCCGCCATTCAAAGGGGTGAAATAGACAGAGATCCGCAGCAGAGAGAAATCCTGGAGCACATGCAAAGGCTTGCTGAGGATTTGCAGAAGAATGTCTCTTGGTTTCCCTGGAGAAAGAAGCACCCCACTAAAGGGCTTTATATCTATGGTCCTGTAGGAGTTGGCAAAACTTATTTGGTGGATTTGTTTTATCAGCATATTGATGAAGAAAAAAAGGCCAGATTTCATTTTCATCATTTTATGCAGCAAATTGACGCTCAATTAAGACGATTACAAGGTAAAAAAAATCCGTTGCTGTATATCGCCAAAGAAATGGCCAAATCGATTCGCTTACTGTGTTTTGATGAATTTTTAGTTCATGATGTGGCTTATGCAATGATTTTGGCTGAATTATTACAGGCACTGCATCGATACGGCGTTGTTTTGGTTATTTCTTCGAACACTCACCCGGATGAGTTGTATTTAAATGGGGTGCATAGAGAACGATTTATCCCAGCTATCGAGATTATTAAAAAGAATTGTGAGGTTCTGAATCTTAATCAAAAACGAGATTATCGTTTAGGGCGACAACCCTTATTAGAAGCTTATTTCTATCCTTTAAACGAGCGAACACAAGAAGCGATGGAAAAACAGTTTGCTGCAATAAGCCGGGAAGAAGACAGGAAGGGTTTTATAACAGTACAAAATCGGGATATTCCTTATGTTAAATACGGCGCGCGGTCCATTTGGTTTGCTTTTGATGTGATTTGTAATTTTCCACGTAGCCAATTGGATTATTTAGAAATCGCTGACCGATTTGATATTGTGTTCCTAAGTGATGTTTATAAGCTTACCGAGAGCCACACGGCACAAGCGATTATGTTTATTCATTTTATAGATGTTATGTATGACAGGGGAATTAAGCTCATTATCTCAGCAGATGTTCCTGCAGAAGAGTTGTACGTCAAAGGTGAAATGAAGGAAACCTTTAAAAGAACGTTGAGCCGCCTAATTGAGATGCAATCGGTCGATTATTTGAGTCGTCATCCTCGACGTTTGGTAAAGGAAATGCTGTAA
- the panC gene encoding pantoate--beta-alanine ligase has protein sequence MQIFHNLNEWIRFRNTLSPDLSLGFAPTMGNLHAGHASLFLASSKENHYTASSLFVNPTQFNNPDDYTHYPRTLDADLELMTQNGVDFCILPNEDEIYADGYTYQVQESQLGQLMEGKHRPGHFNGVLTIVMKLFNLVKPNRAYFGEKDYQQLLLIQGMVRALFMNIEIKSCPTVREKSGLACSSRNNRLTLNQREIADKFAKIFHQNKSSAMITKELEALGITVEYIEEFQGRRFAAVKIGDIRLIDNYLI, from the coding sequence ATGCAAATTTTTCACAATTTAAATGAGTGGATTCGCTTTAGAAACACCCTGTCCCCTGATTTATCCCTGGGGTTTGCTCCAACTATGGGTAACTTGCATGCCGGGCATGCTTCACTGTTTTTAGCCAGTAGTAAAGAAAATCACTATACTGCCTCCAGTTTGTTTGTTAACCCGACTCAATTTAACAACCCCGATGATTACACTCATTATCCACGCACACTCGATGCTGATCTTGAATTAATGACACAGAATGGGGTTGATTTTTGCATACTTCCCAATGAAGACGAGATCTACGCCGATGGCTATACTTATCAAGTCCAAGAAAGTCAGCTGGGGCAATTGATGGAGGGGAAACACAGACCGGGCCATTTTAACGGAGTCTTGACCATTGTCATGAAACTCTTTAATTTGGTCAAGCCAAACCGCGCCTATTTTGGTGAAAAAGACTACCAACAACTGTTATTAATTCAAGGAATGGTAAGAGCATTGTTCATGAATATTGAAATCAAATCTTGCCCAACAGTAAGAGAAAAAAGTGGCTTAGCCTGCAGCTCACGCAATAACAGGCTTACGCTAAACCAAAGGGAAATCGCAGATAAATTCGCAAAAATTTTTCATCAAAACAAATCCTCTGCCATGATAACCAAAGAATTGGAGGCTCTTGGAATAACTGTAGAATATATTGAAGAATTCCAAGGTAGACGATTTGCGGCAGTAAAAATTGGCGATATCCGCCTCATTGATAATTATTTGATATGA
- a CDS encoding GGDEF domain-containing protein has product MSLLKKTKERDYSILVTTQDQQRKRHLISTISIELIILGILLLITNFYLLRVWLIISMLITGILILLGNLILIKKNYNLTFCGHILNILVLSIIIGGNLIVGNNTMSYLGWFYVSPIIAFATLGLNGLIIYGLLAICAMILFVFEFYIPIYSISQEYLFLLDNTNHLFIFALIFTVLYHFLIQNSQYELLLKEQNYLLIADKEKFHYLSHHDSLTNLPNRSYFHAHLQTLLENTDTKKEAITLYFMDLDKFKPINDEYGHEFGDHLLLLTSKRLQSCFRKNDFIARLGGDEFTAIIVHKPHDQIAEALTLRVEQEFKQPFLINGQTVHCSISVGLANYPHNANNAEDLLKCADKAMYDNKKKKYQTLKQTT; this is encoded by the coding sequence TCATTATTAAAGAAAACAAAAGAGCGGGATTACTCAATCCTGGTGACAACTCAAGACCAGCAAAGAAAGCGTCATTTAATTAGTACTATTTCCATAGAACTTATCATCTTAGGTATTTTATTATTAATAACAAATTTTTATTTACTAAGAGTATGGCTCATAATCAGTATGTTAATCACTGGCATTCTTATTCTGCTCGGAAATTTAATCCTAATAAAAAAGAATTACAACCTGACCTTTTGTGGACACATTTTGAATATTCTTGTGTTGTCTATCATCATTGGAGGCAATCTTATTGTTGGAAATAATACCATGTCTTACCTCGGATGGTTCTATGTTTCTCCTATTATTGCTTTTGCAACCCTTGGCTTAAATGGGTTAATTATCTATGGTCTGCTGGCGATTTGCGCGATGATTCTTTTTGTATTTGAGTTCTATATTCCCATCTATTCCATTTCTCAAGAATACCTATTCCTTCTGGACAATACCAATCACCTCTTTATTTTTGCCCTCATTTTTACTGTCCTTTATCATTTTCTCATTCAAAATTCACAATATGAATTGCTCTTAAAAGAGCAAAATTATTTACTTATCGCCGACAAAGAAAAATTCCATTATCTTTCACATCACGATTCATTAACCAATCTACCCAACCGTTCCTACTTTCATGCTCATCTCCAGACCCTCTTGGAGAATACCGACACGAAAAAGGAAGCGATTACTCTTTATTTTATGGATTTGGATAAATTCAAACCCATCAATGATGAATACGGTCATGAATTTGGTGATCATCTTTTACTTTTAACCAGCAAACGCTTGCAATCCTGCTTTAGAAAAAATGACTTCATAGCCCGGCTGGGAGGCGATGAATTTACTGCGATTATCGTTCATAAGCCCCATGATCAAATTGCTGAAGCTCTAACCCTTAGAGTTGAACAGGAATTTAAACAACCTTTTCTCATCAATGGCCAGACAGTTCATTGCAGTATAAGCGTTGGGTTAGCCAATTACCCACACAATGCAAACAATGCTGAAGACTTGTTAAAATGCGCTGATAAGGCAATGTATGACAATAAAAAGAAAAAATATCAAACGCTTAAACAAACTACTTAG
- a CDS encoding alpha/beta hydrolase, translated as MLFTDKLNTPGEHGLMLEGLVGSLEAVLTVPENADTRYVAFLGHPHSLQGGTMNNKVVTTMARAFKELRIPSVRFNFRGVGQSGGHYDNGIGESEDMCHLVRQWHSEQPQAKNIFSGFSFGSYVAYRTASRCEHALLITIAPPVHHYHYKEFEPAPHPWLIIQGKEDEVVPFELVSEFARQASPVLPVIEFDETGHFFHGKLLILKEKLIGIVRDQVCLS; from the coding sequence ATGTTATTTACCGACAAATTAAATACCCCAGGAGAGCATGGATTAATGCTTGAGGGATTAGTTGGCTCACTGGAAGCGGTACTGACTGTTCCTGAAAATGCGGATACTCGTTATGTCGCTTTTCTTGGTCATCCACATTCATTACAAGGTGGGACAATGAATAACAAAGTAGTTACTACGATGGCCAGAGCCTTTAAAGAATTACGTATTCCTTCAGTACGGTTTAATTTCAGAGGTGTAGGGCAATCGGGAGGCCATTATGATAACGGTATTGGGGAGAGTGAGGATATGTGCCATCTTGTCCGGCAATGGCACTCCGAACAACCGCAAGCCAAAAATATTTTTTCGGGTTTTTCCTTTGGATCTTACGTGGCTTATAGAACGGCGTCTCGTTGTGAGCATGCTCTTTTAATCACGATTGCTCCACCTGTGCATCATTATCATTACAAAGAATTTGAACCCGCTCCTCATCCCTGGCTTATTATACAGGGCAAAGAAGATGAGGTGGTTCCATTTGAATTGGTGAGTGAATTCGCCAGGCAAGCATCGCCAGTATTGCCGGTCATTGAGTTTGATGAAACAGGTCATTTTTTTCATGGTAAGTTATTAATATTAAAAGAAAAATTGATAGGTATTGTTCGTGATCAGGTTTGCCTGTCATGA
- a CDS encoding AAA family ATPase, translated as MIQTNWYVITGGPSSGKTTLINHLAELGYKTAPEIARFYINQLLSHEKKTLQEVKHDILWLQRKILNIMLRRERNLPKDDLIFFDRGTPDSIGYFRFHHLDEAHVVRACQYLRYKKIFFCHPLPVTPDSIRDEDDLTAKKISDCIYDAYAGLNYPVIELPAISVKERLEIILSHIDV; from the coding sequence ATGATTCAAACCAATTGGTATGTGATTACAGGTGGACCCTCTTCAGGGAAAACCACTTTAATTAATCATTTGGCAGAGTTGGGATATAAAACTGCGCCAGAAATAGCCAGATTTTATATCAACCAACTTCTGTCTCATGAGAAAAAAACTTTGCAGGAAGTAAAGCATGACATCCTTTGGTTACAAAGAAAAATTCTTAATATCATGTTAAGACGAGAAAGAAATCTGCCTAAGGACGACTTAATATTTTTTGACCGAGGCACCCCGGACAGTATCGGCTATTTTCGTTTTCATCATTTAGATGAGGCTCATGTGGTTAGAGCTTGCCAATATTTACGCTATAAAAAAATTTTTTTCTGTCATCCATTGCCTGTTACCCCTGATAGCATAAGGGATGAAGATGATCTGACTGCGAAGAAAATTAGCGATTGCATTTATGATGCCTATGCCGGTCTTAACTATCCTGTCATAGAGCTGCCAGCAATCTCGGTAAAAGAACGCTTGGAAATTATTTTATCACATATTGATGTCTAG
- the panB gene encoding 3-methyl-2-oxobutanoate hydroxymethyltransferase → MKVHDFKLKKQEQSKISMLTCYDYPSACIIAESNIDCVLVGDSVAMAIHGHPTTIMATIEMMELHTQAVARGLGKQFLITDLPFLAHKSSQGHTVENVKRLLQAGAQAIKIEGADKDTCQTISHLVNAGIPVMGHIGLTPQSIHQLGGYKVQGKNNEQAETLLRQASALEQAGCFALVIECVPQGLAKTITDSLTIPTIGIGAGPGTDGQVLVWHDMLGLQTSFNPKFVKKYFRAKDHFIEALNTYVQQVQQRHFPANEHSF, encoded by the coding sequence ATGAAAGTACATGATTTTAAGCTAAAAAAACAAGAACAAAGTAAGATTTCCATGCTGACCTGTTATGATTACCCTTCAGCATGCATAATAGCAGAATCAAATATCGATTGTGTTCTAGTGGGTGATTCAGTGGCCATGGCAATACACGGTCATCCTACAACCATCATGGCCACTATTGAAATGATGGAATTACATACCCAAGCAGTCGCTCGGGGTTTAGGTAAACAATTTTTGATTACTGATTTACCTTTTCTAGCGCATAAATCATCTCAAGGACATACAGTAGAAAATGTAAAAAGGCTATTACAGGCTGGAGCTCAAGCAATAAAAATCGAAGGAGCTGATAAAGACACCTGCCAAACTATTTCCCATTTAGTTAATGCTGGAATTCCTGTTATGGGCCATATCGGTTTAACTCCTCAATCCATTCATCAATTAGGCGGTTATAAAGTTCAGGGGAAAAATAACGAACAAGCAGAAACTCTATTAAGGCAAGCTTCCGCTCTGGAACAAGCTGGTTGCTTCGCACTTGTCATTGAGTGTGTTCCACAGGGCTTGGCAAAAACAATCACTGACTCGTTGACTATTCCTACTATAGGAATCGGTGCAGGCCCAGGAACTGATGGGCAAGTCCTGGTCTGGCATGACATGCTGGGTTTACAGACTTCATTTAATCCTAAATTTGTAAAGAAATATTTTAGAGCCAAAGACCATTTTATTGAAGCCTTAAACACTTATGTCCAGCAAGTACAACAAAGGCATTTTCCCGCTAATGAACATTCTTTTTAG
- a CDS encoding polyprenyl synthetase family protein produces the protein MTIDRIRALVSDDFNAVNNLIIDKIQSQIDLIHDLSQHIVESGGKRLRPLVVLLASNACGYKGKDHISLAAMVEFFHTATLLHDDVIDESTLRRGRQTANSIWGSKASVLVGDYLFTQSVQLMVEVGITGILNLLADTSHQITCGEVKQLANRHNPALNLDDYFDVIRAKTALLFAAAACIGPILTNAPVEVQNSLYTYGLHLGNAFQLIDDALDYCSDAATLGKNIGDDLADGKATLPLIHALQHGNATQQQQIKESLMKGSLSYLPEILIAIEQTKAIPFTKQIAAQEVDSALSALEILPDSVYKEALVDLAKFALERNY, from the coding sequence ATGACTATTGACCGTATACGAGCGCTGGTTAGTGATGATTTTAACGCGGTTAATAATTTAATTATTGATAAAATTCAATCTCAAATTGATTTAATTCATGACTTGTCACAACATATAGTCGAAAGTGGCGGAAAACGTTTACGCCCTTTGGTTGTCCTGTTAGCAAGCAATGCCTGTGGATACAAGGGAAAGGACCACATTTCACTTGCTGCCATGGTTGAGTTTTTCCATACTGCTACCTTGTTACATGATGATGTGATTGACGAATCTACTTTAAGAAGGGGACGACAAACCGCGAATAGCATTTGGGGTAGTAAAGCCAGTGTGCTAGTTGGTGATTACCTCTTTACTCAATCCGTACAATTAATGGTAGAAGTCGGTATCACAGGAATTCTCAATCTACTAGCTGATACTTCACACCAAATTACTTGTGGTGAAGTCAAACAACTGGCCAATCGCCACAATCCTGCCCTTAATCTTGATGACTACTTTGATGTCATAAGAGCCAAAACAGCACTCTTATTTGCTGCTGCTGCCTGCATAGGTCCTATACTCACTAATGCACCTGTTGAGGTTCAAAATAGTTTATACACATACGGCTTACACTTGGGAAATGCCTTTCAATTGATTGATGATGCCTTGGATTATTGCTCAGATGCTGCCACTTTAGGCAAAAATATTGGTGACGATTTAGCCGATGGGAAAGCCACTTTACCACTAATTCATGCGTTACAACATGGAAATGCAACGCAACAACAACAAATAAAAGAAAGTTTAATGAAAGGTAGTCTAAGTTATCTGCCTGAGATTTTAATTGCTATTGAGCAAACGAAAGCCATACCGTTTACAAAACAAATTGCTGCCCAAGAGGTAGATTCGGCGCTATCTGCCCTGGAAATACTGCCAGACTCTGTTTATAAAGAGGCTCTAGTTGATCTGGCCAAATTTGCCTTGGAAAGGAACTATTAA
- a CDS encoding FeoC-like transcriptional regulator: MLLQIRDFIYREGVVSTQQLSRAFHLDLTALQPMLDLWVRKGAIRKCQGGSNCKTACFKCRTPPDYYQSIV, from the coding sequence ATGCTGCTGCAAATACGTGATTTTATCTATCGGGAAGGGGTTGTCAGCACTCAACAGTTGAGCAGGGCGTTTCATTTGGATCTGACCGCATTACAACCTATGCTGGATTTATGGGTTAGGAAAGGTGCAATAAGGAAGTGTCAAGGAGGGTCTAATTGCAAAACGGCCTGCTTTAAATGCCGCACCCCTCCGGATTACTATCAATCGATCGTATAA